CTTGTGGAAATGTCAGGGGGTGACATGGGACAGATGATTTTCTGCAGACTGCAGAACTCCAGGCACTGTAAGGCAGAATGTGAGATCATTTCAGGCCTATACTGATCTCTCACCAGGGAAGTGCAGCACAGAACTTGCTGGTACACAGGGCTGTGAGATTTATGTTTTACCCTTTCTCCATGCAGGCTTTCTTTCCTAGTTTCATTCATTTCACCTTCCCACCAAACACCAAACATCTGCTTGCTGGTTATAGGCACCACGGCAATAACTTGCTTCTACTCCTTGATCCCTCCCCAACTCTGTGCAGGTCTGTCCTTCCAGGTTATTATTCCCAGAGCTGGGTAAGCTGGGCCTATGTCTTGCCTTTTGCTGACCTGGTATGAAGAATGATCTCCCAAAGGAGGACAGGGCTTGGACATGCCATGCCAGCACCTCTGTGTTTCTTGGAATGACTGTCCATGTCAGGACATCAAGTCATGATGCAGTGGAGAGAGGATTTGGCAGGTGAAGGTCTTGGAGGATTAGGGTGTTTTATGAGGAAAGGAGCTTGGGGGTGAGAGCCTGGTCTGGGAAGACACTGGGAAATAATTCTCATTTAAATAAGAGCAAACAAAGGCAAATATATAATGTGTATTTgggaaacagagagagaaatggagagagaaacagagaggaTGTGAGCAAAACACATTCACACATTTATTTATACATACTGCCCAAATGCAAGAGACTTTATTAGACCAGAAGTGAAGCATtaccttaaaaaacaaaatcaaacaaacaaacaaacaaacaacaaaaaccccacaaaatccccacaaaataaCAAAGCAAATTGCCCCAAGTGTGAGGTTTCCTAAGTGGGAGGACCTGGCAGCACTTTCACTGGCATCTAGTGGTGCATTGCAGAGGCAGTCGATGGCACAGCTTCACTTCCAAAGTGAATTTCTCTTCAGGCTGGGGCATCACCACTTCCAAAATGGGTTTACAAAGAGGTGTTTTTGGACACAGCCTAACTCTGCCCTGACAGCTTTGTCTGTGAATCACTTTTGGGCATGAACATAAAATGCTTGGAGTCTAGTTTTGACCACATGAGCAAAACCTTGGCATCATACCGTTGGGACCATTTGGTCTCTCTTTCcttggattttggggctttgcAGGAGTCTGAGGGGACATCAGGCAGATCTGATCTGTTtggaggagaggctgagctggggctgggaaaaTGCAGATAtcagtggggagcagcaggagctctgaGGGCACAAGtcctctgccctgctggaggTGTCCCCTTTGGAATAAGGTAAATGGTGCCCCAGTGGACAAATGGACACTGACACAGCTGGGATGGCACAATCCTGGCCCCTTCCTCCAGAACCCTCCGGAAGCAAAGAAGTCACACAAACAGTCTCCACCCCTCCAGGGTTGAGATGAGTCTCAACCCTCATCCATGTCCTGTCCCAACTCTCTCCCTCCAGGGTGACACAGCCCCGTGTTTAATAGAGCTGCTGACTGGCACCAGGCAGGGTTTGTGGGAAGGTATTATGGAAAAAGGAAGGATGGAAAGGGGAAATGTTAGCCAAGGAGTCTCCAGCATGACCTGGGGTCTACTGTGGCCCTGCACCACTGTGTCTCCTGCCTATCCAGGACCTCCTGTGGGACTCTGGTGCATCAAAGCAGAGCAACTTGAGTAAGGCAGACTGAATGAGGCTTGTGTGTCTTCTGCTGTGCATGTCCTGCTCTAGAGATGGTTGAGTTTGCATGAATTCTGTCTTCACTGGATTGGGATAAAACTGGAATATAGGTGCCTCTTCAAACTGGTGCTGCTGTCTCACACTGCTGGTTTGTACTGGGGTAAAAAATATATCAGCAGACTTTAGCTTCGTTTACAAACAGTGTGTAGAGTAAATCTGAACTCCAGGGAATATGTAACTTTAAATTGCCCTGTGTGATCCAAGCCAGACACCTCAccatctcctgcctcagtttccctgagtCAGAGAGGAGAAGAACAGCATGTTTGCAGCCTTGAATCATATGTAGGACAGGTTTGGAAGTGCTGGTGCATGCAGGAATAAGTGTTATTGTCCAGCCTCAGAGGCATGGGGCAATCCCTAAACTCTGCCCCAGGGAAGAGCcgtgctgcagcagcttttcctcattCCCATGCTCCTAAAACCTTCCCAAGGAAGCATCCTGGGCTAGAGCTTCCTGCTGAACCTCTAAGCCTCATTGTGCAGGGCAGATCCGGGATGGTCTGGGTGCTTTCCACGGGATCCAGCTGAGGCTCAGCCTCTCCCAGGCAGTGCTCATCCCTCTGCTAAATCTACTCCACATCCCTCAGTGTCCACCCTTGTCAAATCCACCAAGTCACTGAGTATCAAAGGGATCCTTTGCTGGTAAATGGGCATGGGCCCTCCCCACTCTGCCAAGGGGGATTGCAaactgctgcaggcacaggaaTACTCCCCGGAATGCATCCTTCCTCTCTGGATACAGAAGTACTCCCTGGGATGCATCTTTCCTCTCCTGAAACCTCCTGGAGCCTGGGAGGGAAGAAGGATGCTTGCAGTGCCGCAGGATGTTTTCCTCCCCAGAACAGCAAAAAATAAGGGAACACTCTCAGCTGGGACAAGCGGCAAATGTCCCGAAGCTGCCCCAGTGGCTGCCAGGGCAAGGGAGGGCAGGATCGGgaccagggatgcagggaagggGAACTACAATTCCCAGAAGGCAGCGCGGGCCGGGGACCCCCTCCAACTTTCCACCAACACAGCGGAGAGAAGAAGGACACCTCGGGGACAAATCCCCCTGCGCTCCCTCCCGGCGCTCCCGCCGGCACCTTGGCGGTGCCTGGGCATCCTTTGGGGCGCTGCCAGCGCGGAGCATctgccctgcccggccctgcTCCGCCGGGCTTGGCTCTTCGGCTTTGTTTGGCTTCACCCTTCCTCCGGTAGCTCTCGCTGCTCTTTAGGTCAGACTTCCTTTAGGTCAGCCCGGCTGCGGCCACCACGCAATTTCCAGCCGAGTCTGCGCCGCGGCGGTGCCGCCCGGGATGCTCCGGAGGAGGGAGATGCCAGCGCGCACCTGAGGGACCGCCCAGGTAAGGGGCGCCCGGCCACCAGCCCTTCCTGCGTCCCCGGAGCCGAGGGAAGGACACAGCAACTCCCTGGGATCTGGTTCTGCCCTTCCTTCAAACCCCGAGCCCCGGGGATGGCGGAGCTGGAAGTAAAGGGTGGTTTGGGATGTGGAGCATCTGGAGagtagaaagaggaaaaaaaaaaaaaggtagaaggGAGGCAGGAATTTCTCCTTTAGCGTTGATCTGAGTTGAGGGATTTGTTGCTTTTTGCCGGAATTCCTGGCGATTGAAAcgctgctgccagggaggtgTTTCCCTAAGGGACGAGTGTGAGCATCCCTGGTGAGGGCAGAGGCCGTGGACACTGCAGTGACCCACCGGCACCTGCGGCCCCCCGCGACCCCCCAGCATCACCCAGACCCCAGGAGGGTCCTTGGTGCCGAGGCTAAATCCACTACCCACTCGGGGTTAATGACTTTCCTTAATAAAGATACAATACTGAACTTTCCTGAGTCCTctttccagcctggctgctgctgaggctTTGTCTGCTGTGAGATAAAACCCGCTGTGTTGTCACACAGCTCCTCCCCCGCCCCGAAGGAGTGCTGGGGTGTCTCCCCTCCAACAGCAAACACTGAGCCCAGTTCCTGATCCAGGTGGGTGTGTTTTGTCTCTCCTGGCTCAGTATAACTTTGCAGGTGGTTGGGTTTTGGGATGCACTATTAACATTAatgttattaatattaatataaatataatattaatattaaccATATTAATTATAttgatattaatattaatattaatattattgctattaatattaataataatgttaatattactactactaatattggttttgttttcctgtggttCCTCTGTACCATCATGAAGAACTCAGCTGGGATGGGAGCACCACTGTGTTCATAGCTCTTACCAGCAACAGTGGGATCCAGATGGATTGGCTGGTGGGGAAACACGTGGCATGACCAAATCTGAAGTAATTTTCCCCATTATAACTGAAATAGCTGCCCAATTAATTTACCACGCTGACTCCTCTCCTCTGATGAACTCAGAGCTGCAAACTCTGCATCCCAGTTGTGCCTGGATGTTTATCCTCCCCATCTCCCACTGCCTGTCCCCTGACCCATGGcaacccccctccccagcccctgcaccTCGGCTCCCCAGGGACTCATCTTCCCAGTCACCGCCCTGCTGGCctcccagagctcctgggatGAGATCTCACCGGCAGCCTGTGTCCCTGCTGGCCTCCTGCCCCATAACCGGAGATTTTGGCAGCCTCACCTTCAGCCATCAGTGCAagcctgcccagccccatgTGCTCCTGTTGACAGTCATCCCCACTGCCTTCCTCCCCTCAGCCTTTCTGgctccttttccagctgcaatccaccctcctgatgggagacactGCTCACATCTCTGTTGGCCctgatttatttacttttcaaaTAGAAATGCATAAGGACTCAGACCCTCCTGCCAACTGTACCCTCTTGAGGAGGACAAAGTCACTTCAGCTTCCATATTTCCCTTCTTCAGCTTCCCACTGAGGACATCACTGACCTGTCCTCCCCTGTGCATGGAGATCTGTCCATCCAAAGCAGGGCACCCCAGTTTTGCAAGTGATGACGAGTTTGGGGTTTCTTCTCAGTTCAGGGGATCTCATTTGCTGTGCAGCCACTTGCCAAAAAATGAGTCTAATTACAATAACTACTGCAAAGTGCATTATTTAATTAACTTACATATCTTTTTGATCAAAGGACAGAGGACTGTTCTGAGAATAAATCACTAGCATGGCAGTAGTAGAGCTGATACCTCAGTGTCATTGCGGCAGCAAATGCATCACTGACCCCCCAAAACTTTGGGAAACCATCCCATTCCTGCCCTCTCTGCCAGTGTCCAGTTGAGCCTGTGGCTTTGTTGGCCTCTGGTTCAGTGTCTTGTGGAGCAGCCAAGGTGCCACCCATTGTGTCGACATACTGGACACAGGAGGTGGAGAAGATAATAacctaataatttattttttcagtctgGCAGTTTAAGTCTCCAGGAATAGCAGAGAAGCCTTTCCAGGAATGCCAGGGAAGCCTCCCCAGACAAAAGGAGGATGGAGATGGAGCTATAAGCATTTCATCTACAAGCTGAGGTGTCAGAAGGCCGAGGAATGAGGAAGAGCAGCACACTGTGTTGGCCCTGAGCTGGCATAGAGCAGCAGCACCCTGTTCCCTGCAGGGAATGCATCCATTCCAGCACTCTTTgatgtgtgtcctggtggtttTTGCATCCCCGCTGTGGCTCTGTTGTACCCatgggctgcctggcagctaTTGAGGACCTTCCATGAGGGATGTGGTCAAACCCAGGGTGCCACAGACCCACCCATGCGAGGAGTGCAGGAAATCCTTCAGCAGGAAGGGGAACCTGAGGGGGCACCAGCAGATCCGCACGGCAGAGCAGATCTTCCCCTGCGGGGCGTGCAGGCGACGCTTCACCCCGTGGGCCCACCTGGCCACCCACCAGAGCATCCACCCAGGGCAGAGACCCTTCTGCTGCGAGGACTGcaggtgctgctcctgcctggggaCCTGCCTGGCTGCCCTCCAGAGGCCTCACGCCAGGGCCGGCCCCTTCGGCGAGAGCCTGAGCTCCAGGATCTCCCTCAGCGCCCACACGCGCACCCACGGCGAGGGGAGCCCGTCCGCCTGCGCCGAGTGAGGGAAGGGCTTTGTGGAGAAGGGCACCCTCACGGCCCACGGGGAGGTGCACGGGAGGGAGAAGCCCTTTGAGTGCCCCCAGTGCAGCAGGTGTTCTGGGCAGAGGGCACGCTGCTGGCTCAGCAGAAGGTGCACCTCTGGGGGGGCCCTTTCATCTGCATGGAGTGTGGGAAGGGTTTGAGCACCAAGAGGTGCGTCCACCAGAGGAACCATGCCAAGCAAAAAGGGCACAGCAATAGTGTCGTCCAGATTAAAGAGGAGCCTGATTTTGGCTTCAGGCCAGAGGAGAGTGTGTTGGAGAGCATGACCCTTAAAGGAGATGTGGCCCAGGAGTGTAGCATACCTAGAAACCCATCAAACCCAAGAAACCCTCCTTGGAAAATCCAGGTGAAAGAGGAACCAGAACCACCCACTGATGGCACagcaggcagtgctgcagcagcctgcCAGAAACTTCACGTCAAGGAAGAGCCACCAGAAAACCCAACCTATGGAAAGCTCTTTGATTCAAAGATCCCACCGCCAGTCTTACAGGGGAGACAGCCTAAAAAGGAAGAAGATGGAGATGGGCAGCATGAGTGGGAAGTCCCAGTGGTCAATAAACGCGTGCTTCATGTGAAGGAAGAACCTGAGGAAAGCACTGATTTTGGGATGTGTTATGGACAGAAGCCAAACCCCAGTGCTGTCCAGAGGATCCAAATTCAAGCGGAACCTGGTGTGGAGGCCAACCaccaggagagccagagcccaAAGAGGAAGCAGGAGAAATGCTGCCAGTCCACCAGAGAGGAGATGCTGGAGAAGCGTAAGAAATCCATGTCCAGGAAAGATCCCTCAGCAAAAGGAGACCCCAGGGGCGAACGGACATTCCCctgccccgagtgcgggaagagcttcaaCCAGAAGTCAAACCTGACGAGGCACAGGAAGATCCACACGAGCGAGGGGCCCTACAGGTGCAGCGAGTGCGGGGAGAGCTTCCGCATGAAGCGCAAGCTGCGGCGGCACCAGCGCGCCCACCTCGGCGAGCCCTTCAAGTGCCCCGAGTGCGGCAAGAGCTTCACCCAGCGCTCCAACCTGCTCcggcaccagaggatccacaccaaGGAGGAGCCCTACCGGTGCCCCGAGTGCGAGAAGACCTTCAACCAGAAGGCCAACCTCTTCCGGCACCAAACCATCCACGCCCGCATGGGGCCCTGCAAGTGCACCAAGTGCGGGAAGTGCTTCCCCCACAGGCGCCACCTGGTCAAGCACCAGCTGCTGCACTCTCGGGGGGGAGCCCACAAGTGTGGGGTCTGTGGGAAGCGCTACCGGCTGAAGAAGTACCTGAGGAGGCACCAGAAAATCCACGCGAGGGAAGGAGCTTCTCCCTGCTCAAAGTTTGGGGAGAATGCGCGGACTGGACCCCACCCTGCTGAACAGAGGGCACTGGGCCCCGTGAGGAGTGATGGGGAGAGCTGAGCGGGTGGTGTGCCTGCTCCTGAGGGACAATCctttgggaaaggagagggatggAGACAAACTCTATGTGGGCAGGATCTGGGGGTGGGCAGGTCAACCTGAGGGGACAGTGAGGCCAAGGGGACACAGGACAGCTGAATACCAATCCTGTACCACTTTTCTGAGTACAAACCTCGGGGTATCACTTGCTCACAGctgtgggatggggctggagagCCAGGCACTTGGAGATGGGGGGATAAGATTTTGGCATCCTTTGTAGTGGTGTAATGTGTCACTAAAGGCTGCCAAAGTTGTGGATGCCAAAGTTACCTTGTGTGGACAGTATAGAACCAGGAGTGTCAGGCAGGGTTTATTTTTGTTACACCACTGTGTCTCTAAAAGATGAAGGAACCTCTCCCCTGCAGGCAAGGGTTTAAACCAAGTCTCCTCCCTCATGTGTCTCTGATCCACACCTCGAGGGAGCTGATGGACCCTTCCTAACTGGGTGATACAGATTTGGGACAAACTACTGCCAGCCAAATGAGGGTTTTAAGCCTTGAATCCCCCAAACCAGGCTGCCAGATTGGTTTAATCCAGGTCCCTAAAAGTGAGTTATGCAAAACTAATGACTGTTTTCCCAAAGGCAGCCCAGAGGCCAGGGGATTGTGTTCTGGTTTGTGCCCCCACAACCCCAATCCGTGGGTGTAAATCAGAGTGGCTTTCCTTACATCGAGTTTCACATCCCTGATGAGCAGGTGGCTTTGCCACCACGAGTCCCAGAGGCATCTATGACTTCAGCAGCTTGAGAAGCTTGATCTGGCTTTCAGCACCTGCTTCCCTACCTCTTACTCTGATGCTCTTGGTAGGATATGGGGTCCACTGGGCATTCAAATTTATGGATTTAGGGAATTCAAACTGAGCAGCAGGAATAGGTGAAAAACTTCAGGCTTTGTGGAGCAGAGAACTGGAAATTATTTCCCTCTAGGGatgttttcccttcctttccctggtGTAAAGGGGACTGTGCAGCTACTCAGAACTGTGGACAGTCAGCAGCTGTTACAACTCCCTGCTGATGGTTTGTTTGAGTGCTCCCTGGTCAGGTGAATCCTTGTGTCTTGAAAGTCCCTGGTGAAGCAGGGATGTGAATAGAAATGTATGGGTGAAAACAACAAGTTTAGGATGTTCCAGGGAAATCTAAGGATCACCCTTGTTAGAAAAATGGGTCTCTCTGCAGGAGAAACCTCTCTGCAGGACTGGGAACAGTTCCTTGGCAATAACATGGCTGAGCCAAACTGGACAAAGCAAAATGGCCTCAGCTGAAGTTGCTGAGGGGCAGGGGTACAGCAGAGCCTGCCAGTGGGGACAGAGTGATGGACagcatttatttcctttccattAGCCAAGCTGTAGAGACTTTTGCCAGGAACAGGAACTGCTGTGAGAGGATTTCCAGCTGTATCATTTTGTCCCTGCACAGAGACAGGGCAGTGAGTCAATgccagcagctctcctggacaTCTCTGGGTCTTCCACCCTTCACCATGGCCAGTCCTACCTTCTGGGGAAAATCAGGGCTGGCAGTTTGTAATATCTCCTAAATAAATAAGTAttcaaagaaaaggagaaaacaaactgAGCctctcttctggtttttttgggggggtttatcAAAAATATCACCGAGAGAACCACACTGTGTTCTACCCACACTGCAACAGGTGAGTGGTGCCAGAGCCAGATGTGTACCAGTAGCAACCACATTTTACTGGGTTTAACTGGGGGattgtcacagaatcacagaatggtttgggttggaagggaccttaaagatcatccagttccatccctccgtcatgggcagggacatcagGATTGAACACAGCCAAATCCTCACATTAGCAAAACAGCCTTCATCCTTTTCTGCCTAAACCCATTAAAAAGGCTCCCAGATaagaataaaatttttattaataaataaaataatattttgcacTGCATAGATTTTATTGGAAACCCACCTGTGTATGCACTGCCTGAGCAGTCTCTGTCACCAAGGAAAAGGATGCCCACAAGGCCTGGTTTTACAGTGAATTGAACGGGGTAAAACTGAAACCAATGCAGTTAAACCTAAGTAAAAGTCATGTTAATGAAGAGACATCCAAGCTCTGATGACTTTTAAAAAGGAGTCTGGTTTTGCACTGTGGAAAGGCTTGTCTTAAAGCAAGTTAGGCACaatttttccctggatttcagGGGGAGTTTGGCCAAGCATCACCTCATTGACCAATCTTTGTGTATGACCTCAGCATCAGTTCTGTCTCCATCTTTCAGCATGGCCTGTCTGGATGGAGATGGAGCTGGGGACAGGCTGTGGTGGGCAGTGTTTGAGCAAGAGAGCTCCTCTCATGCTTGATGGGACACAACCGGTGCTTGGCGTGGTCTGCTGTGGTGGGAAGGAGAGGGTCCTTGGCTCCAGAGCAAACATCTGCTCCAACAGAAGTGCCTTGGGATGTTTACTTGTCCTTTGAGAACAGGACAGTTCCCATGAGAACTGCTTGGAAAATCCCAGGCTGTGGAGAGTCTGGTGTCCCCAGAGACAGGGagtgagggaaggaaaaagagcaGGGTGAAAACTGGGTGAGCCCCAGGGTACTGAGTATCACACACTTCCACACGAGCTTTGTCTGCTCAGATTTGACTCTCAGCCTCCATGGGGAGTGAGTATTTGCCCACCACCACTACCTTGGCTGCCTCTCATCCCATCCAGGGCCAAGGGGATGCTGCCAGGTGGCACCACGTGGGGCCAGGTTATCGAGCtcaaggtgtgtgtgtgtggaaccAGGGCCTCCATCTCCAGACCCAAAGCACAGCCCCGCCCTTCAGAGGGATTTCTCCTGCTGGAACAAAGCCATGGTGAGAGATCTCCATCAGAGCACCAAAGCTTCTGACTTGGCACCCCCTGCAGATCTTCTGAGTGAGGCcataaaaacatctgtgacCTCAGccagctttaaggtcccttccagcccaaaccattccacgattTTATCCCCAGGAAAGGTACCTGGTTCAACAGCACAAGGTCACAGCTGAGGCTTCTCCTTCAACAAACCAACTCTTTCAATGTGTAACCTCACATCCTTAACCACAAACCAACagaaccaaccaaaacaaaaagagaatgtGGAACATCCACTTCACCCTGGGTTTTGTCCTTCTTCATTTTGTAACTGGGAAAAGAGAACCAAAGAGGATGTCAATGTCACTCCTTTTTGTGGTCACTTGGCAAGCCCCTGGTGAGCCACAAGTGGGACAGGGCATGATCCAgattgaaaaaaggaaaactggagCTGTGTTTCCCAAGATTTCAAAATTCAAATATAACAGCATTTCTTTGCCCTGAGGATACTAAATTCCTGTAAAAGATAGGTATCGTTTTTCAGACTAATTTTGGAAATGGAGAAACTAAGGGAAACTTTGGATCTCAACAAAATCCCACAAGCAAGCTATGTCAGAGGCACaccctccttcttctcctccatGACATGCTTTGAAACAGTTGTGGACTCATTTAATCTGAATAATGACATCAGGAGAAATTGGTTTGACTTCTAAGTGACACACATTAGAAATCAGAAAACACAAGCTGCATGAAATATGCAGTGCCCAACAGAGGCTGAACTCCTTTTTTACAGTActattgttttttttaattagtaatGAATGaattaataatattttctttaaaacctcCTAATTCTGAGAGCGTGTCCCCAGCATTTTGACCTGTActgccagagctgctgtcaGGAAGGTGCTGCTGATAAATAGCCAGGCAGAGTGGCTGTGTCTGTGTAATTCAACCAGGCCAAGGACACTTCTCCAGCCCTGAGGGCTCCCAGCTGCCCTGCATCCACCCAGCTACACTCCATTTGGGATGGCATCATCCAGCTCTGCCATGGGACTCACCCCTGGCTCCAGCTCTGGCTCAGGCTAAAAGTTTCAGCATAAGAGTTGAGAAAATTGTGCTCTGGTGTACAGaaacatcatttttttttttatcagtgaCGTGGCTTAGGGCTCCCTTCACCATGAATCAGCACATGTCCAGCAGCCACCAAatgctccaggagctgctgtgtgacCCAGGCTGGCAGGAGCGTGGATTTACTGTGTGTTTCTGAGGGCATCAGCACTGCTGGTTGTAGCCACAGCCTAACCCGGgcaggctgctgcagagcaccaGCTACAGGcttccctgggagctgggggttcACAGGGGGACTCCCAGCCACGGGGGGAGAACAATTTTCCTGGACTCTACCTCGCCCTGTCAGGCAGGGGGTGCTGACCTGGGCTCTGCCACTGTCACACCAAACCTCCTCTCTCAAGTCACCTCActacattttttcccttttgcaaaGAGTTTCGAGCTCCACAGACAAAAAGGTCATGgaagaggagagcaggagggctcatggagtgatttttgggggtgtcctgtgcaggactcGATGGTCCTTGTGGATCCCCTCCATCCCAGAATACTCCATGAATTCTACGACTCTTTCCTTGCCCAGCTCTAAGGGGCTCAGCCACATGAGCAGAGTGAAAGTAT
This genomic interval from Aphelocoma coerulescens isolate FSJ_1873_10779 chromosome 2, UR_Acoe_1.0, whole genome shotgun sequence contains the following:
- the LOC138106073 gene encoding oocyte zinc finger protein XlCOF26-like yields the protein MRDVVKPRVPQTHPCEECRKSFSRKGNLRGHQQIRTAEQIFPCGACRRRFTPWAHLATHQSIHPGQRPFCCEDCRCCSCLGTCLAALQRPHARAGPFGESLSSRISLSAHTRTHGEGSPSACAE